From one Brevibacterium sp. 'Marine' genomic stretch:
- the tatA gene encoding Sec-independent protein translocase subunit TatA, whose protein sequence is MRPSFVQIAIVILIIVIIFGAPKLPQLARSLGQSMKIFKSEVKDLRGDEDESGKSTEPGALNQNSSTESSTATGETTGTEESRREKQDPQSHEK, encoded by the coding sequence ATGAGACCAAGTTTCGTGCAGATCGCGATCGTGATCCTCATCATCGTGATCATCTTCGGCGCACCCAAACTGCCGCAGCTGGCCCGAAGCCTGGGACAGTCGATGAAGATCTTCAAGTCCGAGGTCAAGGATCTGCGCGGCGATGAGGACGAATCCGGCAAGAGCACCGAGCCGGGAGCGCTCAACCAGAACTCCTCGACCGAATCCTCCACGGCCACCGGTGAGACCACTGGCACCGAGGAGTCGCGGCGAGAGAAGCAGGACCCGCAGTCTCACGAGAAGTGA
- a CDS encoding polyprenol monophosphomannose synthase: protein MLSKILVVIPTFNERLALPVTLAGLFEQQPDVDVLIVDDSSPDGTGEWADEQAAADRRINVLHRTEKSGLGKAYIAGFEWALERDYEIICEFDADGSHRSLDLGQLLDAAAEGRGDLIIGSRWVPGGEIVDWPKSRFFLSRGANVYVNAVMGLGVKDATAGFRAYNRAVLEALDLSDVQSQGYCFQIDMTYRTVEAGFRVAEVPIVFVERELGESKMSGSIITEAFTKVAGWGLTRRRNQLRRLLTRSTSSIAT from the coding sequence GTGCTTTCCAAGATTCTTGTCGTCATCCCCACATTCAACGAACGTCTCGCCCTCCCCGTGACTCTGGCCGGACTGTTCGAACAGCAGCCCGATGTCGACGTCCTCATCGTCGATGACAGCTCCCCGGACGGAACGGGGGAGTGGGCCGACGAGCAGGCTGCGGCAGATCGCCGGATCAACGTCCTCCACCGCACCGAGAAGTCCGGACTCGGCAAGGCCTATATCGCCGGATTCGAATGGGCGCTGGAACGCGACTACGAGATCATCTGCGAGTTCGACGCCGACGGCTCTCACCGCTCCCTCGACCTGGGGCAGCTGCTCGACGCCGCCGCGGAGGGGCGAGGAGACCTCATCATCGGATCCCGTTGGGTTCCGGGCGGAGAGATCGTCGACTGGCCCAAATCCCGGTTCTTCCTCTCCCGCGGCGCGAACGTCTATGTCAACGCGGTCATGGGATTGGGAGTCAAGGACGCAACGGCGGGATTCCGTGCCTACAACCGGGCTGTGCTCGAGGCGCTCGATCTCTCCGACGTCCAGTCGCAGGGATACTGCTTCCAGATCGACATGACTTATCGCACCGTCGAGGCCGGGTTCCGGGTCGCCGAGGTGCCCATCGTCTTCGTCGAACGCGAGCTCGGCGAATCGAAGATGAGCGGCTCGATCATCACCGAAGCGTTCACGAAGGTCGCCGGCTGGGGTCTGACCCGCCGTCGCAATCAGCTCCGTCGCCTCCTCACCCGTTCCACCTCCTCAATTGCTACCTGA
- a CDS encoding 5'-3' exonuclease H3TH domain-containing protein, whose protein sequence is MKPLVLLDTPALYYRAFYSVPDSIVNADGHPVNAVRGVLDTVAQMVRRFDTDRVIATMDADWRPDFRTAIMPEYKAARVKDEEAGTEIPPELAVQLPIMNRVLTAAGIPIAEVAGTEADDVIATMAAQSTTPVIIVSPDRDLLALLDSSTDVSVLRPRKGGEWEALTQADLPNAYGVPDGTRYRELAALRGDPSDGLPGAPGIGEKTAATLLENFGSLESIIKAAKAGVKTGGLSPKRAATIIEVEETLHKTLEVMRCLTDVDHGIDLDSVPNGLDRAAVEDAADGQNIRRSVDNLTSALESVSGADAVAASHEAASQAAAQTDTIAQPRRSTESAESAPRSAGTASWVQSRLVGFDLETTGVEPATARIVTAAFVDTPAQVRTWLADPGIEIPESARAVHGITTEFARANGAPAVQVVSELCAEFAALREEGAVVVGHNVVYDLSVMAAEVARHRPDIDFASIIPTIVDTFVVDKQIDPYRRGKRTLIETAKTYRIELLDAHDAAADALAALDISRALAEKSTEISALSNDEIMAAQADWKRSQAAGLQAWLRKKGNAEAVVDGSWPMS, encoded by the coding sequence GTGAAGCCCTTGGTTCTGCTCGATACGCCAGCTCTGTACTATCGCGCCTTCTATTCGGTGCCGGATTCGATCGTCAATGCCGACGGTCATCCGGTCAACGCCGTGCGCGGGGTGCTCGACACCGTTGCCCAGATGGTGCGCCGCTTCGACACCGATCGTGTCATCGCGACGATGGACGCCGATTGGCGTCCGGACTTCCGCACTGCGATCATGCCCGAATACAAGGCGGCACGCGTCAAAGATGAGGAAGCCGGTACGGAGATCCCTCCCGAGCTGGCAGTGCAGCTGCCGATCATGAACCGTGTCCTCACCGCTGCCGGAATCCCCATCGCCGAGGTGGCCGGAACCGAAGCCGATGACGTCATCGCCACGATGGCCGCCCAATCGACGACCCCCGTGATCATCGTCTCCCCCGATCGGGACCTGCTGGCGCTGCTCGACTCGTCCACCGACGTCAGTGTTCTGCGCCCCCGCAAGGGCGGCGAGTGGGAGGCTCTGACCCAGGCGGATCTGCCGAACGCCTACGGAGTGCCCGACGGCACCCGCTACCGTGAGCTGGCAGCTCTGCGCGGCGACCCGTCCGACGGGCTGCCCGGGGCCCCCGGGATCGGGGAGAAGACTGCGGCGACCCTGCTGGAGAACTTCGGTTCCCTCGAATCGATCATCAAAGCCGCCAAAGCCGGCGTGAAGACCGGTGGCCTCAGCCCGAAGCGGGCCGCAACGATCATTGAGGTCGAAGAGACCCTGCACAAGACGCTCGAGGTCATGCGCTGCCTGACCGACGTCGACCACGGCATCGACCTCGACAGCGTCCCGAACGGCCTTGACCGCGCCGCAGTCGAGGACGCCGCCGACGGGCAGAACATCCGCCGTTCCGTCGACAACCTCACCAGTGCGCTCGAATCCGTGTCAGGAGCCGACGCTGTCGCAGCCTCGCATGAGGCCGCCTCTCAGGCGGCCGCACAGACCGACACGATCGCGCAGCCCAGGAGGTCGACCGAGTCCGCCGAGTCGGCGCCACGGTCGGCCGGGACCGCTTCGTGGGTGCAGTCACGGCTCGTCGGCTTCGACCTCGAGACCACCGGAGTCGAACCGGCCACCGCCCGCATCGTCACCGCCGCCTTCGTCGACACGCCTGCTCAGGTGCGCACATGGCTGGCGGATCCGGGTATCGAGATCCCGGAATCGGCGCGTGCCGTCCACGGCATCACCACCGAATTCGCTCGGGCAAATGGTGCGCCCGCCGTCCAGGTCGTCAGCGAACTGTGTGCAGAATTCGCCGCGCTCCGAGAAGAAGGCGCCGTCGTCGTCGGGCACAACGTCGTCTACGACCTCAGTGTGATGGCAGCGGAAGTCGCCCGCCATCGACCGGACATCGATTTCGCCTCGATCATTCCGACGATCGTCGACACATTCGTCGTCGACAAGCAGATCGACCCTTATCGCAGGGGAAAACGGACGCTCATCGAGACGGCGAAGACCTACCGCATCGAACTCCTCGACGCCCACGATGCCGCCGCCGACGCCCTGGCCGCTCTGGACATTTCCCGAGCATTGGCCGAAAAGTCCACGGAAATCTCCGCGCTGAGCAACGACGAGATCATGGCCGCACAGGCCGATTGGAAGCGCTCACAGGCGGCAGGACTGCAGGCCTGGCTGCGGAAGAAGGGCAACGCCGAGGCCGTCGTCGACGGTTCGTGGCCGATGTCCTGA
- a CDS encoding metal-dependent hydrolase translates to MYFGGDVYSSVDPFATALGHADGKVSFIGSDEAAKALDPEAIDLGEDFLTPGFVHAGLIVDESVPTAADLYAQGFTHVHAIGSAEQIAQFAADAPDGLSIVDYPQLGSGSVEAGRASIAAADLLALEELPALSLFILVDSNELLTGVLEVLRADAAHAQRHGYRLRLDFAVPDEQVQSLGRSGIAITLDPAQPQPLAQLLAAGAQVSFSHSETSPWAGVRDAVVGDGGIGARAAFNAATRFAHRAAGHPEGGVLAPGADADIVRWKVERLVVQVADPRVAAWSTDPRSGTPGLPELSPDVALPTRVEL, encoded by the coding sequence ATGTACTTTGGTGGAGATGTTTACAGCAGTGTCGACCCTTTTGCGACGGCACTGGGGCATGCGGACGGAAAGGTCTCGTTCATCGGTTCGGATGAAGCGGCCAAGGCCCTGGACCCGGAGGCGATCGACCTCGGTGAGGACTTCCTCACACCCGGTTTCGTCCACGCCGGTCTGATCGTCGACGAATCAGTCCCGACGGCGGCCGACCTGTACGCGCAGGGGTTCACCCATGTGCACGCGATCGGCAGCGCCGAGCAGATTGCGCAGTTCGCTGCCGACGCCCCGGACGGACTGTCGATCGTCGACTACCCGCAGCTGGGCTCCGGTTCCGTCGAAGCCGGACGTGCTTCGATCGCCGCAGCGGATCTCCTCGCGCTCGAGGAGCTGCCGGCGCTGAGCCTGTTCATCCTCGTCGATTCGAATGAACTGCTCACCGGCGTGCTCGAGGTCCTCCGTGCCGATGCCGCCCATGCCCAGCGTCACGGTTACCGTCTGCGATTGGACTTCGCCGTTCCGGACGAGCAGGTGCAGTCCCTCGGCCGCAGCGGTATCGCCATCACGCTCGACCCCGCACAGCCGCAGCCGCTGGCACAGCTGCTGGCGGCCGGGGCGCAGGTGTCCTTCAGTCATTCCGAGACCTCACCCTGGGCAGGAGTGCGGGATGCCGTCGTCGGCGACGGAGGCATCGGTGCGCGCGCGGCGTTCAACGCGGCGACCCGCTTCGCTCATCGCGCGGCCGGACACCCGGAAGGGGGAGTCCTCGCGCCCGGAGCCGATGCCGATATCGTGCGGTGGAAGGTCGAACGTCTCGTCGTTCAGGTCGCCGACCCGCGCGTCGCCGCCTGGAGCACCGATCCACGGTCCGGGACTCCAGGACTTCCCGAGCTGTCTCCGGACGTGGCTCTGCCCACCCGGGTCGAACTCTGA
- the secA2 gene encoding accessory Sec system translocase SecA2 codes for MGFFSRLLNRPGSHAEKTTGWFERAVDDLDAAGREFSELSDAELTEAAGEVFASGSQQQTLIRYCALAREAGERVLDERAYDTQLRGLVGLLQGSIVQMATGEGKTLVGALAAAGYALQGRRVHVVSVNDYLAVRDRNWMKPLFDLLGVRSAAISGAQADDERREAYRAEVVYASVTEVGFDVLRDRFLTEDADQRVPERDVVIVDEADSVLIDEARVPLVLAGSASVQDTDAAIAALVSRLSPDTDFEVSADRHAVSLTDAGVDRVEDELDVELFGEDSETLAAVNLALHARALVKRDVDYLVVDGRVKLISSSRGRVAELQRWPDGLQAAVEAKESLDATDSGEILDQMTVEELIHGYATVCGMTGTALAVGDDLREFYGLEIVPIDTHLPVIRIDEPDRLFTYQESKERAIVEEVVDNHARRRPVLIGTSSVAESESLAERLTERGIDVAVLNAKDDSREAEIIAKAGAPGAVTVSTQMAGRGTDIRLADDDVADAGGLLVIGAGRYPSSRLDDQLRGRAGRQGDPGTSVFFTSLEDELVTRVPEIQRFVSEGDETGLIESKRALGLVEHAQRIAEGQNTALHRDTWRFNELMAKQRELVLDRRAEIRKDDEPVEQLRKELGDRADEIAQEHSEELLDSVLRVVMLFHLDARWVDHLAFLNDLREGIHLRTFAREKPHEAFNTESIRVFSSFWSDVIDDSTATIKEATITEEGIDLESHGLKRPSSTWTYLTTENAFGSDIENIVKKVRR; via the coding sequence ATGGGATTCTTTTCTCGCCTGCTCAACCGACCCGGCTCTCATGCGGAGAAGACGACAGGTTGGTTCGAGCGCGCCGTCGACGATCTGGACGCGGCCGGGCGCGAATTCTCCGAACTCAGCGATGCCGAGCTCACAGAGGCCGCCGGTGAGGTCTTCGCATCGGGCAGCCAGCAGCAGACCCTCATCCGCTATTGTGCTCTGGCACGCGAAGCCGGTGAGCGGGTCCTCGACGAACGTGCTTATGACACTCAGCTGCGAGGGCTCGTCGGGCTTCTGCAGGGCAGCATCGTGCAGATGGCCACCGGTGAGGGTAAGACTCTCGTCGGCGCTCTGGCGGCAGCCGGCTACGCACTGCAGGGACGACGCGTGCACGTCGTCAGCGTCAATGACTACCTCGCCGTTCGAGACCGCAATTGGATGAAGCCGCTGTTCGACCTCCTCGGCGTGAGGTCCGCTGCGATCTCGGGCGCACAGGCCGACGACGAACGCCGTGAGGCCTACCGTGCCGAAGTCGTCTATGCGTCGGTGACCGAGGTCGGTTTCGATGTTCTCCGCGACCGGTTCCTCACCGAGGATGCCGATCAGCGGGTGCCCGAACGTGATGTCGTCATCGTCGACGAGGCCGATTCCGTGCTCATCGACGAGGCACGTGTGCCGCTGGTCCTCGCCGGTTCGGCCAGCGTCCAGGACACCGATGCTGCGATCGCAGCGCTCGTGTCCCGACTCAGCCCGGACACCGACTTCGAGGTCAGTGCCGACCGCCATGCCGTCTCACTCACCGATGCCGGAGTCGATAGGGTCGAGGACGAGCTCGACGTCGAACTCTTCGGAGAGGACTCCGAGACGCTCGCCGCCGTCAATCTCGCTCTTCATGCCCGGGCGCTGGTCAAACGCGATGTCGATTACCTCGTCGTCGACGGACGCGTCAAACTCATCTCCTCCTCCCGAGGTCGCGTCGCCGAACTCCAGCGCTGGCCCGACGGGCTCCAGGCCGCAGTCGAAGCCAAGGAGAGCCTCGACGCCACCGACAGCGGGGAGATCCTCGACCAGATGACGGTCGAAGAGCTCATCCACGGCTATGCGACCGTGTGCGGTATGACCGGCACCGCCCTGGCCGTCGGTGACGATCTGCGCGAATTCTATGGGCTCGAGATCGTGCCCATCGACACTCATCTGCCAGTGATCCGCATCGACGAACCCGATCGCCTGTTCACCTATCAGGAGTCGAAGGAACGCGCGATCGTCGAGGAAGTCGTCGACAATCACGCCCGCAGACGTCCTGTGCTCATCGGCACCTCATCGGTAGCCGAGAGCGAGTCCCTGGCCGAACGGCTGACCGAACGCGGAATCGATGTCGCCGTTCTCAACGCGAAGGACGATTCCCGAGAAGCCGAGATCATCGCGAAGGCCGGAGCGCCGGGCGCCGTGACGGTGTCGACGCAGATGGCCGGTCGCGGTACGGACATCCGACTGGCCGATGACGACGTCGCCGATGCCGGAGGCCTCCTCGTCATCGGTGCCGGTCGCTATCCGTCATCCCGACTCGATGACCAGCTGCGCGGTCGCGCGGGTCGTCAGGGCGATCCCGGCACGTCTGTGTTCTTCACCAGCCTCGAAGACGAACTGGTCACCAGGGTTCCCGAGATCCAACGCTTCGTCTCCGAGGGTGATGAGACCGGGCTCATCGAATCCAAGCGCGCACTCGGCCTCGTCGAACACGCTCAGCGCATCGCCGAAGGCCAGAACACCGCACTGCATCGCGACACCTGGCGCTTCAATGAGCTCATGGCCAAACAGCGTGAGCTCGTCCTCGACCGCCGAGCCGAGATCCGCAAGGACGACGAACCCGTCGAACAGCTGCGCAAAGAACTCGGCGACCGTGCCGATGAGATCGCGCAGGAGCACTCGGAGGAGCTGCTGGACTCGGTGCTCCGCGTTGTCATGCTCTTCCACCTCGACGCACGGTGGGTCGATCACCTCGCCTTCCTCAACGACCTGCGTGAGGGCATCCACCTGCGCACATTCGCCAGGGAGAAGCCGCACGAAGCGTTCAACACCGAATCGATCCGCGTCTTCTCATCGTTCTGGTCCGATGTCATCGACGATTCGACGGCGACGATCAAGGAGGCGACGATCACCGAGGAGGGAATCGACCTCGAATCGCATGGGCTGAAGCGTCCGTCGTCGACGTGGACCTATCTGACGACGGAGAACGCCTTCGGCTCCGATATCGAGAACATCGTCAAGAAGGTCCGTCGCTGA
- the tatC gene encoding twin-arginine translocase subunit TatC, with translation MPVVGHLVELRNRVIISAIAIALGAVAGWFLYDPVLDILQEPIRTIRDNGGRMAEINFAGVASPFDLKIKLSFFIGLFLSCPIWLYEVWAFIVPGLKRKEKLYSLGFLGAAIPLFLAGSTMAFFALPNAVKALTSFTPEGGTNIIPAQDYLSFVMIIIVVFGLAFVLPVLMVGLNMLGILSAERIQKSWRIIVMLVFLFAAIATPTPDAMSMFFLVIPMMTLFCLAWVICVFNDRRRKKRLIAQGLWVDEDELTDEEKND, from the coding sequence ATGCCCGTCGTCGGGCACCTGGTCGAGTTGCGCAACCGCGTCATCATCTCCGCCATCGCCATCGCTCTGGGTGCGGTGGCAGGCTGGTTCCTCTACGACCCCGTCCTCGATATCCTCCAAGAGCCGATCCGCACGATCCGCGACAACGGCGGACGGATGGCCGAGATCAACTTCGCCGGAGTCGCTTCCCCCTTCGATCTGAAGATCAAGCTCTCGTTCTTCATCGGACTCTTCCTCTCCTGCCCGATCTGGCTCTACGAGGTCTGGGCTTTCATCGTGCCGGGGCTGAAGCGGAAGGAGAAGCTGTACTCTCTGGGATTCCTCGGGGCAGCGATCCCGCTGTTCCTGGCCGGGTCGACGATGGCGTTCTTCGCTCTGCCCAATGCGGTGAAGGCCCTGACCTCGTTCACTCCCGAGGGCGGCACGAACATCATCCCGGCACAGGACTACCTGAGCTTCGTGATGATCATCATCGTGGTCTTCGGTCTCGCCTTCGTCCTGCCGGTGCTCATGGTGGGACTGAACATGCTCGGAATCCTGTCGGCGGAGCGGATCCAGAAGTCATGGCGGATCATCGTCATGCTCGTGTTCCTGTTCGCCGCGATCGCCACCCCGACTCCGGACGCCATGTCCATGTTCTTCCTCGTCATCCCCATGATGACCCTGTTCTGCCTGGCCTGGGTGATCTGTGTGTTCAATGATCGCCGACGAAAGAAGCGCCTCATCGCGCAGGGCCTGTGGGTCGACGAGGACGAACTGACCGACGAAGAGAAGAATGACTGA
- a CDS encoding WYL domain-containing protein: MSSARERLTRLLSLVPYLDAHPGADLEETAAYFGIDSATLIDDLQLLFVTGRPGHMPDDLIDASWEGGQIFVSNAEEVSVPVRLSAEEAGVLVLALDMLSSLPGLDSAAVATAASKLRAAAGENLRTAVDVSPIDADEELLTALRNAVEEGTALRIDYYVGSRDELTTRTIAPTRLVPGADWYVDAWCYSAGAPRRFALGRIRSWESAAHPPMSVSESMTTSYEVTLGLAAAGAWLADELDVTNREYLDGGDTSVRIRLLVHSVDWLSRFLLCHADVITEIDDTEAVAGALNRLG; this comes from the coding sequence GTGTCCTCAGCGCGTGAACGGCTCACCCGACTGCTCAGCCTCGTCCCGTACCTCGACGCCCATCCGGGCGCGGATCTCGAAGAGACCGCTGCCTATTTCGGCATCGACTCCGCCACCCTCATCGACGATCTGCAGCTGCTCTTCGTCACCGGTCGACCCGGACATATGCCCGATGACCTCATCGATGCCTCGTGGGAGGGCGGGCAGATCTTCGTCTCCAACGCCGAAGAGGTCTCCGTGCCCGTGCGGCTCAGCGCCGAGGAGGCCGGAGTCCTCGTACTCGCTCTCGACATGCTCTCGTCCCTGCCAGGGCTCGATTCCGCAGCGGTGGCCACGGCCGCGTCCAAATTGCGCGCAGCTGCAGGAGAGAACCTGCGCACGGCCGTCGACGTCAGTCCCATCGACGCCGACGAGGAGCTCCTGACCGCTCTGCGCAATGCGGTGGAAGAAGGCACGGCGCTGCGGATCGACTATTACGTGGGCTCCCGTGACGAACTCACCACGCGGACCATCGCCCCGACCCGACTCGTCCCCGGTGCTGACTGGTACGTCGATGCGTGGTGCTATTCGGCCGGAGCGCCCCGGCGGTTCGCACTGGGTCGCATCCGGTCCTGGGAATCGGCCGCGCATCCGCCGATGTCGGTCAGCGAGTCGATGACCACCTCATACGAAGTCACCCTCGGTCTTGCGGCCGCGGGAGCATGGCTGGCAGATGAACTCGACGTGACGAATCGGGAGTACCTCGACGGTGGTGACACGAGCGTGCGCATCCGCTTGCTCGTGCATTCTGTGGATTGGCTCAGCCGGTTCCTGCTCTGTCATGCCGATGTCATCACCGAGATCGACGACACCGAAGCCGTTGCGGGCGCCCTGAACAGGCTCGGCTGA
- a CDS encoding DEAD/DEAH box helicase produces MTDPTPLSTDTPAEESPSPSAAYADFKARADFARTPLGRFMERTEFALDDFQVEACSHLQQGEDVLVTAPTGAGKTLIAEFAVELARGEGKRVFYTTPIKALSNQKFNDLAEVHGAENVGLLTGDTSIRRDAPIIVMTTEVLRNMLYNDVAGLSDLGFVVLDEVHYLADRFRGPVWEEVIIHLPDRVQMVSLSATVSNVEEFGAWLREVRGPTTIVSTSHRPVPLVNHVLVGHRMYDLFTHSDSDRIDPALNHATRTHGGPRSKRARATRARFRRPSRTQVVASLAEAAMLPAIMFIFSRNGCDEAVEQYLSTGTDLNSREEKTIVNAALEKLRDDLADDDLGILGYHTFREGLLLGVAAHHAGMIPQFKQLVEELFSQGIIKVVFATETLALGINMPARTVVLEKLVKFNGEAHVMITPGEYTQLTGRAGRRGIDRIGHSVVVWHPTIEVSELAALASNRSYALNSAFGPTYNMTANLLSRMSSEEAAKVLETSFAQFQADKAVVGLARKVRKNEATIEAYEKSMHCDRGDFSEYAGLRRAISDTQKQETRTKSRNRQRDIVESLTALKIGDVVTMPAKRVGGRAVIIAPMSNKDGVSRLPTVLTEQGKVWHLRPHEVTEPVASCGRVRVPKKFNHRQAGDRRQLLSILEAAIHDGRVDSEAHWESSRQHQGESTTVAELQAQMRAHPCHDCPDRELHARWANRADKLIRENESLIARIEGRTTSIALVFDRVQDVLRGLGFDPEHSTMLRRIYGERDLLVALTIRAGLWDRLNEPELAAFASIFVFQSRRDTLTAHRAPSADLKTVCDESETIWRRLFHLEEQHALNTTDEPDRGLIRPMYRWTEGKTLSESLRGSDIAAGDFVRWAKQSLDLLGQVAEVIDPQTAVRVRRTIEAIRRGVVADS; encoded by the coding sequence ATGACTGACCCCACACCGCTTTCGACCGATACTCCTGCGGAGGAGTCACCGAGCCCCTCCGCCGCCTATGCCGACTTCAAGGCGCGCGCGGATTTCGCCCGCACCCCCTTGGGACGGTTCATGGAGCGCACGGAGTTCGCCCTCGACGACTTCCAGGTCGAAGCCTGCAGCCACCTGCAGCAAGGGGAGGACGTGCTGGTCACGGCGCCGACCGGCGCAGGCAAGACGCTCATCGCGGAGTTCGCCGTGGAGCTGGCCCGGGGCGAGGGCAAACGGGTCTTCTACACGACACCGATCAAGGCGCTGAGCAATCAGAAGTTCAACGACCTCGCAGAGGTCCATGGGGCTGAGAACGTCGGGTTGCTCACCGGTGACACGTCGATCCGCCGGGATGCGCCGATCATCGTCATGACCACCGAAGTGCTGCGCAATATGCTCTACAACGACGTGGCGGGACTGTCGGATCTCGGATTCGTCGTCCTCGACGAAGTCCACTACCTCGCCGACCGGTTCCGCGGGCCGGTGTGGGAAGAGGTCATCATCCATCTTCCCGACCGTGTGCAGATGGTGTCGCTGTCGGCGACGGTGTCGAATGTCGAGGAGTTCGGTGCCTGGCTGCGTGAGGTCAGAGGACCGACGACGATCGTCTCCACGAGTCACCGGCCGGTGCCGCTGGTCAACCATGTCCTGGTCGGCCACCGGATGTACGACCTGTTCACGCACAGCGATTCCGACCGTATCGATCCGGCTCTCAACCACGCCACTCGCACGCACGGAGGACCACGGTCGAAACGTGCACGTGCCACCCGGGCACGATTCCGCCGCCCCAGCCGCACCCAGGTGGTGGCATCACTCGCCGAGGCGGCCATGCTGCCGGCGATCATGTTCATCTTCTCCCGCAACGGCTGCGATGAAGCCGTCGAACAGTATCTGAGCACGGGCACCGACCTCAACTCCCGGGAGGAGAAGACGATCGTCAATGCCGCTCTCGAAAAGCTGCGCGATGACCTCGCCGACGACGATCTCGGCATCCTCGGCTATCACACCTTCCGTGAGGGTCTGCTGCTCGGAGTGGCCGCGCACCATGCGGGGATGATCCCGCAGTTCAAACAGCTCGTCGAAGAGCTGTTCTCGCAGGGAATCATCAAGGTCGTCTTCGCCACGGAGACGCTGGCGCTGGGCATCAACATGCCTGCGCGCACCGTCGTGCTCGAGAAGCTCGTGAAGTTCAACGGCGAAGCACATGTGATGATCACTCCGGGGGAGTACACCCAGCTGACCGGGCGAGCAGGTCGCCGCGGAATCGACCGCATCGGCCATTCCGTCGTGGTGTGGCACCCGACCATCGAGGTCAGCGAGCTGGCGGCCCTGGCCTCGAACCGTTCCTACGCGCTGAACTCGGCGTTCGGACCGACGTACAACATGACTGCGAATCTGCTGTCGCGGATGAGCTCTGAGGAAGCGGCCAAGGTGCTCGAGACCTCGTTCGCCCAGTTCCAGGCCGATAAGGCCGTGGTCGGCCTGGCGCGGAAGGTACGCAAGAACGAAGCCACGATCGAGGCGTATGAGAAGTCCATGCACTGCGATCGCGGTGACTTCTCCGAGTACGCCGGGCTGCGTCGGGCGATCTCGGACACGCAGAAGCAGGAGACCAGGACGAAATCGCGGAACAGGCAGCGCGATATCGTCGAGTCCCTCACCGCGCTCAAGATCGGCGATGTGGTGACGATGCCGGCCAAGCGGGTCGGTGGTCGCGCGGTCATCATCGCTCCGATGAGCAACAAGGACGGTGTGTCCCGACTTCCCACCGTCCTCACCGAGCAGGGCAAGGTGTGGCACCTGCGCCCGCACGAGGTGACCGAACCCGTCGCCTCGTGCGGGCGAGTCCGGGTGCCGAAGAAATTCAACCATCGGCAGGCAGGCGACCGCAGACAGCTGCTGTCCATCCTCGAGGCCGCCATTCACGACGGCCGAGTGGATTCCGAAGCCCACTGGGAATCGAGCCGACAGCATCAGGGCGAGAGCACCACAGTGGCCGAACTCCAGGCGCAGATGCGGGCACACCCCTGCCACGACTGCCCGGATCGGGAGCTCCACGCCCGCTGGGCCAACCGTGCCGACAAGCTCATCCGGGAGAACGAATCGCTCATCGCCCGCATCGAAGGACGCACCACCTCGATCGCTCTGGTCTTCGACCGGGTCCAGGACGTGCTGCGGGGCCTCGGGTTCGACCCCGAGCATTCGACGATGCTGCGTCGGATCTACGGCGAACGGGATCTCCTGGTGGCGCTGACGATCCGCGCCGGGCTGTGGGACCGACTCAATGAGCCGGAGCTCGCAGCGTTCGCATCGATCTTCGTCTTCCAATCGCGCAGAGACACCCTGACCGCGCATCGGGCGCCGAGCGCCGACCTCAAGACCGTCTGCGATGAGTCCGAGACGATCTGGCGTCGACTCTTCCACCTGGAAGAGCAGCATGCACTGAATACGACTGACGAACCGGATCGCGGGCTGATCAGACCGATGTACCGGTGGACCGAAGGCAAAACCCTGTCGGAGTCACTGCGGGGCAGCGATATCGCCGCCGGAGACTTCGTCAGATGGGCCAAGCAGAGTCTCGATCTGCTCGGTCAGGTCGCTGAGGTCATCGACCCGCAGACCGCAGTGCGTGTGCGTCGTACGATCGAAGCGATCCGGCGCGGAGTCGTCGCCGACTCCTGA